A stretch of the Tardiphaga sp. 709 genome encodes the following:
- a CDS encoding amidase, with product MAFKEYGDHDALGLAGLVRSKQVSPRELLDEAVARTERVNPRINAVVVRHEDYAQRQIDRGLPDGPFTGVPFLLKDLELLDGTRTTFGASLYKDFVADHNTTLAQRFLNAGLTMFGKSASPEFGLMPTTECRLHGPTRNPWNPDHASGGSSGGAAAAVAARILPVAHASDGGGSIRIPASACGVFGLKPTRARNPTGPDKAEGWGGFSCGHVVSISVRDSAAMLDAVHGPELTSPYWAPPLERPFLDEVSRGPGRLRIFFTDKSPYGDAIDPEVAAAVRDVARLLAAQGHHVEERAPVLPLDPAQVIAAIVSANTAVTVQFAEKKFGRPMTSDDFEKLTLGSAHNARKASAVDYVTALQNAFQISRSVTEFFAGCDIFLSPTLCTPPIRIGEIDTMSDDLGHVAPLLRRYMPGTSMANMTGQPSMSVPLAWSGKGLPIGMMFTAHFGDEAMLFRLAGQLEQIRPWKDRRPPISA from the coding sequence ATGGCATTCAAGGAATACGGCGATCACGACGCGCTTGGCCTTGCCGGGCTGGTGCGCAGCAAGCAGGTCAGCCCGCGCGAACTGCTCGATGAGGCGGTGGCGCGCACCGAGCGCGTCAATCCCCGGATCAACGCTGTCGTGGTGCGCCATGAGGACTATGCGCAGCGCCAGATCGACAGGGGCTTGCCCGACGGACCGTTCACCGGCGTGCCATTCCTGCTGAAAGATCTCGAACTCCTCGACGGCACGCGCACGACCTTCGGGGCCAGTCTCTACAAGGACTTCGTCGCCGATCACAACACGACCCTTGCCCAGCGCTTCCTCAATGCCGGCCTCACGATGTTCGGGAAAAGCGCAAGCCCCGAATTCGGATTGATGCCGACGACGGAATGCCGGCTGCACGGACCGACGCGCAATCCGTGGAATCCCGATCATGCATCGGGCGGCTCGTCCGGCGGCGCGGCCGCTGCCGTGGCTGCACGGATCCTGCCGGTCGCCCATGCCAGCGATGGCGGCGGTTCGATCCGTATTCCAGCCTCGGCCTGCGGCGTGTTTGGTCTGAAGCCGACCCGCGCTCGCAATCCGACGGGTCCTGACAAGGCCGAAGGCTGGGGCGGCTTTTCCTGCGGCCACGTCGTGAGCATCAGCGTACGCGACAGCGCGGCGATGCTCGATGCCGTTCACGGGCCGGAGCTGACGAGCCCCTATTGGGCACCGCCGCTGGAGCGCCCCTTCCTCGATGAAGTCAGCCGTGGTCCCGGCAGGCTGCGCATCTTCTTCACCGACAAGTCGCCCTATGGCGACGCGATCGATCCCGAGGTCGCCGCTGCCGTCCGCGATGTCGCGAGGTTGCTCGCAGCACAGGGTCATCATGTCGAAGAACGCGCGCCGGTGCTGCCGCTCGACCCTGCGCAAGTGATTGCGGCAATCGTGTCGGCCAATACGGCGGTTACCGTGCAGTTCGCGGAGAAGAAGTTCGGCCGCCCGATGACCTCGGATGATTTCGAGAAACTCACACTCGGCAGCGCGCACAATGCCCGCAAGGCAAGCGCAGTCGACTACGTGACAGCATTGCAGAACGCATTCCAGATCTCCCGCAGCGTCACCGAATTCTTTGCCGGCTGCGACATTTTCCTGTCGCCGACGCTGTGCACGCCACCGATCAGGATCGGCGAGATCGATACGATGTCGGACGATCTCGGCCATGTGGCGCCTTTGCTGCGCCGCTACATGCCAGGCACCAGCATGGCCAATATGACCGGTCAGCCGTCCATGTCGGTGCCCCTGGCCTGGAGCGGCAAAGGCCTGCCGATCGGTATGATGTTCACGGCGCATTTCGGCGACGAGGCCATGCTGTTCCGTCTGGCCGGGCAACTCGAGCAGATCCGACCCTGGAAAGACAGGCGTCCCCCGATCTCTGCCTAA
- a CDS encoding hydroxyacid dehydrogenase: MATNKKKLLITESMSTQGMDLFNARDDIEVVKFSNLISAADYIKLIEQHAPVHGTALGATRFGEPELEACMDMKVVARIGVGYDAVDVPALSKRKVPLMIAGTANSPSVAEQALFMMLTLAKRAVELHAMVKEGKWASRFGALPFDLFGKTVLVVGFGRIGTRTAKRCQAMEMNVLVYDPYVSADTIKAAGCEPVSDLDAALPRADFVSLHCPKTPETTGLFNAARIARMKPSAYLINTARGGIIVEAALHDALVSGKLAGAGLDVFEAEPPPLGHALFELPNVIIAPHVAGVTREALDRMGAQTARNMLSVLDGEPIKQNAVNADVFG; the protein is encoded by the coding sequence ATGGCGACCAACAAGAAGAAACTTCTGATCACCGAGTCGATGTCGACCCAGGGAATGGACCTCTTCAACGCACGCGATGACATCGAAGTGGTCAAGTTCAGCAATCTGATTTCCGCTGCCGATTACATCAAGCTGATCGAGCAACACGCACCGGTGCACGGCACCGCACTCGGCGCCACGCGGTTCGGCGAGCCCGAACTCGAAGCCTGCATGGACATGAAAGTGGTGGCGCGCATCGGCGTCGGCTACGACGCGGTCGACGTGCCGGCGCTGTCCAAGCGCAAGGTGCCGCTGATGATCGCTGGCACCGCCAACTCACCCTCGGTTGCGGAACAGGCGCTGTTCATGATGCTGACGCTCGCCAAGCGCGCAGTCGAACTGCACGCCATGGTCAAGGAGGGCAAATGGGCGTCGCGCTTCGGAGCGCTGCCGTTCGACCTGTTCGGCAAGACTGTGCTGGTGGTCGGCTTCGGCCGTATCGGCACCCGCACCGCCAAGCGCTGCCAGGCGATGGAAATGAACGTGCTGGTCTATGACCCCTATGTCTCGGCCGATACAATCAAGGCTGCCGGCTGCGAGCCTGTCAGCGATCTCGACGCGGCCCTGCCCCGTGCCGACTTTGTCAGCCTGCATTGCCCGAAGACTCCGGAGACGACCGGCCTGTTCAACGCTGCGCGGATCGCCCGCATGAAGCCGTCGGCCTATCTCATCAACACCGCGCGTGGCGGCATCATCGTCGAGGCCGCGCTGCATGATGCCCTGGTCTCGGGCAAGCTCGCCGGTGCCGGCCTCGACGTGTTCGAAGCCGAACCGCCGCCGCTCGGTCACGCGCTGTTCGAACTGCCGAACGTGATCATCGCGCCGCATGTCGCCGGCGTGACTCGCGAGGCACTCGACCGCATGGGCGCGCAGACCGCGCGCAACATGCTGAGCGTGCTCGACGGCGAGCCGATCAAGCAGAATGCCGTCAACGCGGACGTGTTCGGCTGA
- a CDS encoding Spy/CpxP family protein refolding chaperone, translated as MTKMNLRKRPHQPLRRALCVAAVLLLGNSAAVHAQGLVQGVQQGARSGNRAAGPIGGVLGGAIGGVVGVVGGVLGVPSNSNVRGPVGGQSGAKQTKAAKKGKKGAQPAAEPELTAEQIVASSDANTSRIKTSLNLTPEQEKNWAGFSNAMHTLGNNGAERLKLRIARAKRDPPDDIIEQMRNEAQFLNDRAVDQRAVADAAEPLFATLDDKQKALFIQEMVGLSRERGLD; from the coding sequence ATGACGAAAATGAATTTGCGCAAGCGCCCGCATCAACCGCTGCGCCGCGCGCTGTGCGTTGCCGCCGTTCTGCTGCTCGGAAATTCGGCAGCGGTCCACGCGCAGGGGCTGGTGCAGGGCGTGCAGCAGGGTGCAAGAAGCGGCAATCGTGCGGCTGGGCCGATCGGTGGCGTTCTCGGCGGGGCGATCGGCGGAGTCGTGGGCGTTGTCGGCGGTGTCCTGGGTGTGCCTTCGAACAGCAATGTTCGCGGTCCCGTGGGCGGGCAGTCGGGTGCCAAACAAACCAAGGCGGCCAAGAAGGGCAAGAAGGGCGCTCAACCCGCGGCGGAGCCGGAACTGACCGCCGAGCAGATCGTCGCGAGTAGCGACGCCAACACTAGCCGTATCAAGACGTCGCTCAACCTGACGCCGGAGCAGGAAAAGAACTGGGCCGGTTTTAGCAACGCCATGCATACGCTCGGCAATAACGGTGCGGAGCGCCTGAAACTGCGTATTGCCCGCGCCAAGCGCGATCCGCCGGATGACATCATCGAGCAGATGCGCAACGAGGCCCAGTTCCTCAACGACCGTGCGGTTGATCAGCGCGCCGTTGCCGATGCCGCGGAGCCGCTATTCGCCACGCTGGATGACAAGCAGAAGGCGCTGTTCATTCAGGAGATGGTCGGCCTCAGCCGCGAGCGCGGTCTCGACTAA
- a CDS encoding DUF930 domain-containing protein — MLKLSPETRLEQRCDARAMGSVGREHKGYKPDEFVAYAFADPVIRGNEIKAPGGAVRSGGKWYRLSYVCETSPDGLDIKSFAYQLGTEVPRSEWDEHYLVPR, encoded by the coding sequence ATGCTCAAACTGTCGCCGGAAACCCGTCTGGAGCAGCGTTGCGATGCGCGTGCGATGGGCTCCGTGGGCCGCGAGCACAAGGGATACAAGCCGGACGAGTTCGTTGCCTACGCGTTTGCCGATCCTGTCATTCGAGGCAACGAGATTAAAGCGCCGGGCGGTGCCGTCCGCAGTGGGGGCAAATGGTACAGACTGTCCTATGTCTGCGAGACCAGTCCTGACGGGCTCGACATCAAATCCTTTGCCTATCAGCTCGGCACTGAGGTGCCGCGTAGCGAATGGGACGAACACTATCTCGTGCCACGCTGA
- a CDS encoding LysR family transcriptional regulator: MVAIAETGSLTKAAERLGLSQPAVSSQIKRIQAMVGGNLFTKTVNGTTATQLGKLVLHQARRILEANDQMLRIGGVANLPQPIRFGLSTLFVRDFFSHQTSQSLADLVIHTDNSVGITKGLIDGYIDIAYILENPEMSSEIAHLIVNEADEEFVWVRAKDFVLSSGAPIPILTWPGDDLMIRALTRHGLSYKIVFNSPDYHAKLAAVESGIGITAIPKRMIPPTLVWAQEYYLPHLPPVKALLCARSNLETMQSTELLNEISSRFFKSPAMVNL; this comes from the coding sequence GTGGTGGCGATCGCGGAAACCGGCAGCCTGACCAAGGCAGCCGAACGGCTGGGCCTGAGCCAGCCTGCCGTCAGTTCCCAGATCAAGCGCATTCAGGCCATGGTGGGAGGCAACCTCTTCACCAAAACGGTCAACGGCACGACCGCTACCCAGCTCGGCAAGCTGGTGCTGCATCAGGCGAGACGGATTCTGGAAGCCAACGACCAGATGTTACGGATTGGCGGCGTGGCCAATCTTCCGCAACCGATCCGGTTTGGATTGAGCACACTGTTCGTGCGGGATTTCTTCAGCCATCAGACCTCCCAAAGCCTGGCCGATCTGGTCATTCACACTGACAACTCGGTAGGCATCACCAAAGGCCTGATCGACGGCTATATCGATATCGCCTACATTCTCGAAAATCCGGAAATGAGCAGCGAGATAGCGCACCTGATCGTCAACGAGGCCGATGAGGAGTTCGTGTGGGTGCGTGCAAAGGACTTCGTCCTCAGTTCGGGCGCGCCGATCCCCATCCTGACATGGCCGGGCGACGATCTGATGATCCGGGCCCTGACGCGCCACGGTCTGTCCTACAAGATCGTATTCAACAGTCCCGACTATCACGCCAAGTTGGCAGCTGTGGAAAGCGGCATCGGCATCACCGCGATCCCGAAGCGGATGATTCCGCCTACACTTGTCTGGGCGCAGGAATATTATCTGCCGCACCTGCCGCCCGTCAAAGCGTTGCTGTGCGCGCGCTCCAACCTGGAAACAATGCAGAGCACGGAATTGCTCAACGAGATTTCGTCACGCTTTTTCAAATCGCCGGCCATGGTGAACCTGTAG
- a CDS encoding outer membrane protein: MRTLWLAAIIAASGAVNAAAADLQSRVWTKTPATTEAGYSWGGWYVGGNAGGSWGQSNVANAFVNGTAPIANQQAIAAASPRLNPDGFTGGGQVGYNHQVDRWLFGVEADANYFGLKQSRGFTAPFPAGGSFTTTNSITSDWLVTLRPRVGYTVDRTLFYATGGLALTELNFASSLTDTTGQNETASLSKTVAGWTIGAGIEHAFTKNWSAKVEYLHTDFGKQSVSAPTFTGPGAATGIIAHDIDLKTNTVRGGLNYHFGGPSVARY, translated from the coding sequence ATGCGAACCCTTTGGCTGGCCGCGATCATCGCAGCGTCGGGCGCGGTGAATGCCGCTGCTGCCGACCTGCAGTCGCGCGTCTGGACCAAGACGCCCGCGACGACTGAAGCAGGCTATAGCTGGGGCGGCTGGTATGTCGGCGGCAATGCCGGCGGTTCCTGGGGCCAGAGCAACGTCGCCAACGCTTTCGTCAACGGCACCGCCCCGATCGCAAACCAGCAGGCGATTGCGGCTGCCTCGCCGCGGCTCAATCCCGATGGCTTCACCGGCGGTGGTCAGGTCGGCTACAATCATCAGGTGGACCGCTGGCTGTTCGGCGTCGAGGCCGACGCGAACTATTTCGGCCTGAAGCAGTCGCGCGGTTTCACCGCGCCGTTCCCGGCCGGCGGTTCGTTCACCACCACAAATTCCATAACGAGTGATTGGCTGGTCACGCTGCGCCCGCGCGTTGGTTACACGGTCGATCGTACGCTTTTCTACGCAACCGGCGGCCTCGCGCTCACCGAGTTGAATTTCGCATCCTCGCTCACCGACACGACTGGCCAGAACGAAACCGCGTCACTGTCAAAGACCGTGGCAGGTTGGACCATCGGCGCCGGTATCGAACACGCGTTCACCAAAAATTGGTCGGCGAAGGTCGAATATCTCCATACCGATTTCGGCAAGCAATCGGTCTCGGCGCCGACCTTCACCGGACCAGGCGCTGCAACCGGTATCATTGCCCACGATATCGACCTGAAGACCAATACGGTACGCGGCGGACTGAACTATCATTTCGGCGGCCCGTCGGTCGCGCGCTACTGA